Proteins from a single region of Ziziphus jujuba cultivar Dongzao chromosome 1, ASM3175591v1:
- the LOC107425246 gene encoding probable phospholipid-transporting ATPase 4 isoform X1 — protein MGRIRERLRRSHLYTFSCLKPQHAKGQNQVQGPGFSRTVFCNQPLLHKKSPFKYRSNAISTTKYNFFTFLPKALFEQFRRVANLYFLLAALLSLTPVSPFSPVSMIAPLVFVVGLSMAKEALEDWRRFLQDMKVNLRKVNVHVGDGVFNYKQWRQIVVGDVLKVEKDQFFPADLLLLSSSYEDGICYVETMNLDGETNLKTKRSLEATLPLDDDGTFKEFTGKIQCEDPNPNLYTFVGNLEYDRQVYPLDPNQILLRDSKLRNTAYVYGVVIFTGHDSKVMMNSTNSPSKRSRIEQKMDYIIYLLFTLLVVISLVSSIGFAVKTKNDMPDMWYLRPDDTEDMYDPDKSAVSGLIHLVTALILYGYLIPISLYVSIEVVKVLQATFINQDIAMYDEETGNTANARTSNLNEELGQVETILSDKTGTLTCNQMDFLKCSIAGTAYGTKSSEVELAAAKQMAEEQDEDLSNFPMHKDSKSSEIELQTVVTSNDRKTAIKGFSFEDTRLMDGNWVKEPNSDVLLMFFRVLAICQTAIPERNEESGSYTYEAESPDEGAFLVAAREFGFEFCKRTQSSVVIREKYTSGHPVEREFKIMNVLEFTSKRKRMSVIVQDEDGQILVLAKGADSIMFERLSKNGRMYEETTTRHLNDYGENGLRTLALCYKKLEEAEYSAWNTEFQKAKTSIGADRDAMLEKVADMLEREFILVGATAVEDKLQTGVPQCIDKLAQAGLKIWVLTGDKMETAINIGFACSLLRQGMKQIIISATSQDALAQDSKETFLLLASHQAVKENILNQITNGLQMVKLEKDPHAAFALIIDGKTLTYALEDDMKQHFLGLAVDCASVICCRVSPRQKALVTRLVKEGTNKTTLAIGDGANDVGMIQEADIGVGISGVEGMQAVMASDFSISQFRFLERLLVVHGHWCYKRIAQMICYFFYKNIAFGLTLFYFEAFTGFSGQAMYDDLYMLSFNVILTSLPVISLGVFEQDVSSDVCLQFPALYQQGSKNLFFDWYRILGWIGNGVYSSLIIFFLNIIIMYDQAFRKGGETADIAIMGSTMFTCIIWTVNGQIALIMSHFTWIQHVLVWGSIAMWYLFLLLYGMASPSYSGNSYKILVEVLAPTPIFWLSTLLVTCVCCLPYFVHISYQRCFNPMDHHIIQEIKYYRKDVEDEHMWTRERSKARQETKIGFTARVDAKIRQLRGRLHKKHSTLALAAHGTMSTS, from the exons ATGGGAAGGATAAGAGAGAGGCTTCGCCGGAGCCACCTTTACACATTTTCTTGTCTTAAGCCACAACATGCCAAGGGGCAAAATCAAGTCCAAGGCCCTGGATTCTCAAGAACAGTATTTTGCAACCAACCTCTTCTCCATAAGAAGAGTCCCTTCAAGTACCGCTCTAATGCCATATCAACCACAAAGTACAATTTTTTTACGTTCTTGCCCAAGGCACTTTTTGAGCAATTCAGAAGGGTTGCCAACTTGTATTTCCTTTTGGCCGCACTTCTCTCACTTACACCGGTTTCTCCATTTTCTCCTGTAAGCATGATTGCTCCTTTGGTATTTGTTGTTGGGCTCAGTATGGCAAAGGAAGCTCTGGAAGATTGGCGTAGATTCTTGCAGGATATGAAGGTAAATCTCCGGAAGGTAAATGTTCATGTGGGAGATGGTGTCTTTAATTATAAGCAATGGCGTCAAATTGTGGTTGGAGATGTGTTGAAAGTGGAAAAGGATCAATTCTTCCCTGCAGATCTACTTCTCCTGTCCTCAAGTTACGAGGATGGAATTTGTTATGTGGAGACTATGAACTTAGATGGTGAGACAAATTTGAAGACAAAGAGATCTTTGGAAGCAACATTGCCTTTAGATGATGATGGGACTTTCAAGGAATTCACAGGGAAAATCCAATGTGAAGACCCAAACCCAAATCTTTACACCTTCGTGGGCAATTTAGAGTATGATCGCCAGGTTTATCCTCTTGATCCCAATCAGATTCTCCTCAGGGATTCAAAGCTCAGAAACACAGCATATGTGTATGGGGTGGTGATATTCACTGGTCATGATAGCAAAGTCATGATGAATTCAACAAATTCCCCTTCAAAAAGAAGCAGAATAGAACAAAAAATGGACTACATTATATACCTCCTTTTCACACTCCTTGTTGTGATTTCACTGGTCAGTTCAATAGGTTTTGCTGTGAAGACAAAGAATGACATGCCAGATATGTGGTACCTTCGACCTGATGATACTGAAGATATGTATGATCCAGATAAATCTGCCGTTTCTGGGCTTATCCATCTGGTCACTGCTCTCATCCTTTATGGATATTTAATACCCATCTCGCTTTATGTTTCAATTGAGGTTGTGAAGGTTTTGCAAGCTACCTTTATTAACCAAGACATAGCAATGTATGATGAAGAGACTGGAAATACTGCTAATGCACGGACATCAAATCTGAATGAGGAGTTGGGTCAGGTTGAGACAATCCTTTCTGATAAAACTGGCACACTGACCTGCAATCAGATGGACTTTCTGAAGTGTTCCATTGCTGGTACTGCATATGGTACAAAATCTAGTGAAGTTGAACTTGCTGCCGCGAAACAGATGGCTGAAGAACAGGATGAAGATCTTTCCAATTTTCCCATGCATAAAGATAGTAAATCATCAGAAATTGAATTGCAGACTGTTGTTACTTCCAATGACAGGAAAACTGCCATAAAGGGGTTTAGTTTCGAGGACACCCGTCTCATGGATGGAAATTGGGTGAAAGAACCGAACAGCGATgtattattaatgttttttcGTGTATTGGCAATTTGTCAAACAGCAATTCCGGAGCGAAATGAAGAGAGTGGCTCTTATACATATGAAGCAGAGTCACCTGATGAAGGGGCCTTTCTTGTTGCAGCAAGAGAATTTGGTTTTGAGTTCTGCAAAAGAACTCAATCAAGTGTGGTTATTCGTGAAAAGTACACTTCAGGGCACCCAGTTGAAAG GGAGTTCAAAATTATGAACGTGTTGGAATTCACTAGCAAAAGGAAACGAATGTCTGTAATTGTGCAGGATGAGGATGGGCAGATTCTTGTTCTTGCCAAAGGTGCTGACAG CATCATGTTTGAACGTCTGTCAAAGAATGGAAGAATGTATGAGGAAACTACTACTAGGCATCTGAATGACTATGGAGAAAATGGGTTGCGTACATTGGCACTTTGTTATAAAAAGCTAGAGGAAGCTGAGTATTCTGCATGGAACACTGAGTTTCAGAAAGCAAAGACATCCATCGGGGCTGATAGAGATGCAATGCTTGAGAAAGTAGCTGATATGCTTGAAAGAGAGTTCATCCTCGTTGGTGCAACTGCTGTGGAGGACAAATTGCAAACTGGG gtGCCCCAGTGCATAGACAAACTTGCGCAAGCAGGTCTCAAGATCTGGGTTTTGACAGGGGATAAAATGGAAACTGCAATAAACATAGG ATTTGCTTGTAGTTTACTCCGACAGGGCATGAAGCAGATCATTATATCAGCAACAAGTCAAGATGCATTAGCACAAGATAGCAAAGAG ACTTTTCTGCTTTTGGCCTCTCATCAGGCTGTGAAAGAGAacattttgaatcaaattaCCAATGGCTTGCAAATGGTCAAGTTGGAGAAAGATCCACATGCTGCATTTGCCCTAATTATTGATGGGAAGACTCTAACCTACGCGTTAGAGGATGATATGAAGCAGCACTTCTTGGGATTAGCAGTTGACTGTGCATCTGTAATATGCTGCCGTGTCTCTCCCAGGCAGAAGGCATTG GTGACAAGGTTAGTAAAAGAAGGAACTAATAAAACTACCTTAGCCATTGGTGATGGTGCGAATGATGTTGGAATGATACAAGAGGCTGACATAGGTGTTGGCATTAGCGGGGTTGAAGGGATGCAG GCTGTGATGGCTAGTGACTTCTCTATATCACAATTTCGCTTTTTGGAGAGACTGTTGGTGGTTCATGGACATTGGTGTTACAAAAGGATTGCTCAGATG ATTTGCTATTTCTTCTACAAAAATATAGCATTTGGACTCACCCTTTTCTACTTCGAGGCATTTACGGGCTTTTCTGGGCAAGCAATGTATGATGACTTGTACATGCTATCATTCAATGTCATTCTTACCTCACTGCCTGTCATTTCACTTGGAGTATTCGAACAAGATGTTTCTTCGGATGTCTGTCTACAG TTCCCTGCACTGTATCAGCAAGGAAGCAAAAACTTATTCTTTGATTGGTATAGGATACTGGGATGGATCGGCAATGGTGTCTATTCCTCCCTTATCATCTTTTTCCTTAACATTATAATAATGTACGACCAGGCTTTCCGTAAGGGAGGTGAGACAGCTGATATTGCTATCATGGGATCCACTATGTTCACTTGCATCATCTGGACTGTCAATGGCCAGATTGCTCTAATAATGAGCCACTTTACATGGATTCAGCACGTTCTAGTCTGGGGCAGCATTGCAATGTGGTACCTATTTCTCTTACTTTATGGCATGGCATCTCCATCTTACTCCGGCAACTCCTACAAAATTCTAGTTGAAGTTCTTGCCCCGACACCTATTTTTTGGTTGTCCACCCTTTTAGTAACATGTGTTTGTTGTCTCCCTTACTTTGTCCACATATCCTACCAAAGATGTTTCAACCCAATGGATCATCATATCATACAAGAGATCAAATACTATAGGAAAGATGTTGAGGACGAACACATGTGGACCCGCGAGCGTTCAAAAGCAAGACAAGAAACCAAGATCGGTTTTACAGCGAGGGTTGATGCCAAGATCAGGCAGTTGAGAGGAAGGCTGCACAAGAAACACTCTACCTTGGCGTTGGCTGCCCATGGTACAATGTCAACGTCTTGA
- the LOC107425246 gene encoding probable phospholipid-transporting ATPase 4 isoform X2, with the protein MGRIRERLRRSHLYTFSCLKPQHAKGQNQVQGPGFSRTVFCNQPLLHKKSPFKYRSNAISTTKYNFFTFLPKALFEQFRRVANLYFLLAALLSLTPVSPFSPVSMIAPLVFVVGLSMAKEALEDWRRFLQDMKVNLRKVNVHVGDGVFNYKQWRQIVVGDVLKVEKDQFFPADLLLLSSSYEDGICYVETMNLDGETNLKTKRSLEATLPLDDDGTFKEFTGKIQCEDPNPNLYTFVGNLEYDRQVYPLDPNQILLRDSKLRNTAYVYGVVIFTGHDSKVMMNSTNSPSKRSRIEQKMDYIIYLLFTLLVVISLVSSIGFAVKTKNDMPDMWYLRPDDTEDMYDPDKSAVSGLIHLVTALILYGYLIPISLYVSIEVVKVLQATFINQDIAMYDEETGNTANARTSNLNEELGQVETILSDKTGTLTCNQMDFLKCSIAGTAYGTKSSEVELAAAKQMAEEQDEDLSNFPMHKDSKSSEIELQTVVTSNDRKTAIKGFSFEDTRLMDGNWVKEPNSDVLLMFFRVLAICQTAIPERNEESGSYTYEAESPDEGAFLVAAREFGFEFCKRTQSSVVIREKYTSGHPVEREFKIMNVLEFTSKRKRMSVIVQDEDGQILVLAKGADSIMFERLSKNGRMYEETTTRHLNDYGENGLRTLALCYKKLEEAEYSAWNTEFQKAKTSIGADRDAMLEKVADMLEREFILVGATAVEDKLQTGVPQCIDKLAQAGLKIWVLTGDKMETAINIGFACSLLRQGMKQIIISATSQDALAQDSKEAVKENILNQITNGLQMVKLEKDPHAAFALIIDGKTLTYALEDDMKQHFLGLAVDCASVICCRVSPRQKALVTRLVKEGTNKTTLAIGDGANDVGMIQEADIGVGISGVEGMQAVMASDFSISQFRFLERLLVVHGHWCYKRIAQMICYFFYKNIAFGLTLFYFEAFTGFSGQAMYDDLYMLSFNVILTSLPVISLGVFEQDVSSDVCLQFPALYQQGSKNLFFDWYRILGWIGNGVYSSLIIFFLNIIIMYDQAFRKGGETADIAIMGSTMFTCIIWTVNGQIALIMSHFTWIQHVLVWGSIAMWYLFLLLYGMASPSYSGNSYKILVEVLAPTPIFWLSTLLVTCVCCLPYFVHISYQRCFNPMDHHIIQEIKYYRKDVEDEHMWTRERSKARQETKIGFTARVDAKIRQLRGRLHKKHSTLALAAHGTMSTS; encoded by the exons ATGGGAAGGATAAGAGAGAGGCTTCGCCGGAGCCACCTTTACACATTTTCTTGTCTTAAGCCACAACATGCCAAGGGGCAAAATCAAGTCCAAGGCCCTGGATTCTCAAGAACAGTATTTTGCAACCAACCTCTTCTCCATAAGAAGAGTCCCTTCAAGTACCGCTCTAATGCCATATCAACCACAAAGTACAATTTTTTTACGTTCTTGCCCAAGGCACTTTTTGAGCAATTCAGAAGGGTTGCCAACTTGTATTTCCTTTTGGCCGCACTTCTCTCACTTACACCGGTTTCTCCATTTTCTCCTGTAAGCATGATTGCTCCTTTGGTATTTGTTGTTGGGCTCAGTATGGCAAAGGAAGCTCTGGAAGATTGGCGTAGATTCTTGCAGGATATGAAGGTAAATCTCCGGAAGGTAAATGTTCATGTGGGAGATGGTGTCTTTAATTATAAGCAATGGCGTCAAATTGTGGTTGGAGATGTGTTGAAAGTGGAAAAGGATCAATTCTTCCCTGCAGATCTACTTCTCCTGTCCTCAAGTTACGAGGATGGAATTTGTTATGTGGAGACTATGAACTTAGATGGTGAGACAAATTTGAAGACAAAGAGATCTTTGGAAGCAACATTGCCTTTAGATGATGATGGGACTTTCAAGGAATTCACAGGGAAAATCCAATGTGAAGACCCAAACCCAAATCTTTACACCTTCGTGGGCAATTTAGAGTATGATCGCCAGGTTTATCCTCTTGATCCCAATCAGATTCTCCTCAGGGATTCAAAGCTCAGAAACACAGCATATGTGTATGGGGTGGTGATATTCACTGGTCATGATAGCAAAGTCATGATGAATTCAACAAATTCCCCTTCAAAAAGAAGCAGAATAGAACAAAAAATGGACTACATTATATACCTCCTTTTCACACTCCTTGTTGTGATTTCACTGGTCAGTTCAATAGGTTTTGCTGTGAAGACAAAGAATGACATGCCAGATATGTGGTACCTTCGACCTGATGATACTGAAGATATGTATGATCCAGATAAATCTGCCGTTTCTGGGCTTATCCATCTGGTCACTGCTCTCATCCTTTATGGATATTTAATACCCATCTCGCTTTATGTTTCAATTGAGGTTGTGAAGGTTTTGCAAGCTACCTTTATTAACCAAGACATAGCAATGTATGATGAAGAGACTGGAAATACTGCTAATGCACGGACATCAAATCTGAATGAGGAGTTGGGTCAGGTTGAGACAATCCTTTCTGATAAAACTGGCACACTGACCTGCAATCAGATGGACTTTCTGAAGTGTTCCATTGCTGGTACTGCATATGGTACAAAATCTAGTGAAGTTGAACTTGCTGCCGCGAAACAGATGGCTGAAGAACAGGATGAAGATCTTTCCAATTTTCCCATGCATAAAGATAGTAAATCATCAGAAATTGAATTGCAGACTGTTGTTACTTCCAATGACAGGAAAACTGCCATAAAGGGGTTTAGTTTCGAGGACACCCGTCTCATGGATGGAAATTGGGTGAAAGAACCGAACAGCGATgtattattaatgttttttcGTGTATTGGCAATTTGTCAAACAGCAATTCCGGAGCGAAATGAAGAGAGTGGCTCTTATACATATGAAGCAGAGTCACCTGATGAAGGGGCCTTTCTTGTTGCAGCAAGAGAATTTGGTTTTGAGTTCTGCAAAAGAACTCAATCAAGTGTGGTTATTCGTGAAAAGTACACTTCAGGGCACCCAGTTGAAAG GGAGTTCAAAATTATGAACGTGTTGGAATTCACTAGCAAAAGGAAACGAATGTCTGTAATTGTGCAGGATGAGGATGGGCAGATTCTTGTTCTTGCCAAAGGTGCTGACAG CATCATGTTTGAACGTCTGTCAAAGAATGGAAGAATGTATGAGGAAACTACTACTAGGCATCTGAATGACTATGGAGAAAATGGGTTGCGTACATTGGCACTTTGTTATAAAAAGCTAGAGGAAGCTGAGTATTCTGCATGGAACACTGAGTTTCAGAAAGCAAAGACATCCATCGGGGCTGATAGAGATGCAATGCTTGAGAAAGTAGCTGATATGCTTGAAAGAGAGTTCATCCTCGTTGGTGCAACTGCTGTGGAGGACAAATTGCAAACTGGG gtGCCCCAGTGCATAGACAAACTTGCGCAAGCAGGTCTCAAGATCTGGGTTTTGACAGGGGATAAAATGGAAACTGCAATAAACATAGG ATTTGCTTGTAGTTTACTCCGACAGGGCATGAAGCAGATCATTATATCAGCAACAAGTCAAGATGCATTAGCACAAGATAGCAAAGAG GCTGTGAAAGAGAacattttgaatcaaattaCCAATGGCTTGCAAATGGTCAAGTTGGAGAAAGATCCACATGCTGCATTTGCCCTAATTATTGATGGGAAGACTCTAACCTACGCGTTAGAGGATGATATGAAGCAGCACTTCTTGGGATTAGCAGTTGACTGTGCATCTGTAATATGCTGCCGTGTCTCTCCCAGGCAGAAGGCATTG GTGACAAGGTTAGTAAAAGAAGGAACTAATAAAACTACCTTAGCCATTGGTGATGGTGCGAATGATGTTGGAATGATACAAGAGGCTGACATAGGTGTTGGCATTAGCGGGGTTGAAGGGATGCAG GCTGTGATGGCTAGTGACTTCTCTATATCACAATTTCGCTTTTTGGAGAGACTGTTGGTGGTTCATGGACATTGGTGTTACAAAAGGATTGCTCAGATG ATTTGCTATTTCTTCTACAAAAATATAGCATTTGGACTCACCCTTTTCTACTTCGAGGCATTTACGGGCTTTTCTGGGCAAGCAATGTATGATGACTTGTACATGCTATCATTCAATGTCATTCTTACCTCACTGCCTGTCATTTCACTTGGAGTATTCGAACAAGATGTTTCTTCGGATGTCTGTCTACAG TTCCCTGCACTGTATCAGCAAGGAAGCAAAAACTTATTCTTTGATTGGTATAGGATACTGGGATGGATCGGCAATGGTGTCTATTCCTCCCTTATCATCTTTTTCCTTAACATTATAATAATGTACGACCAGGCTTTCCGTAAGGGAGGTGAGACAGCTGATATTGCTATCATGGGATCCACTATGTTCACTTGCATCATCTGGACTGTCAATGGCCAGATTGCTCTAATAATGAGCCACTTTACATGGATTCAGCACGTTCTAGTCTGGGGCAGCATTGCAATGTGGTACCTATTTCTCTTACTTTATGGCATGGCATCTCCATCTTACTCCGGCAACTCCTACAAAATTCTAGTTGAAGTTCTTGCCCCGACACCTATTTTTTGGTTGTCCACCCTTTTAGTAACATGTGTTTGTTGTCTCCCTTACTTTGTCCACATATCCTACCAAAGATGTTTCAACCCAATGGATCATCATATCATACAAGAGATCAAATACTATAGGAAAGATGTTGAGGACGAACACATGTGGACCCGCGAGCGTTCAAAAGCAAGACAAGAAACCAAGATCGGTTTTACAGCGAGGGTTGATGCCAAGATCAGGCAGTTGAGAGGAAGGCTGCACAAGAAACACTCTACCTTGGCGTTGGCTGCCCATGGTACAATGTCAACGTCTTGA
- the LOC107425226 gene encoding coatomer subunit zeta-2 isoform X2 has product MGSFFAYRDSCPSIKNILILDSEGKRVAVKYYSDDWATNSAKLDFEKSLFTKTMKTNARTEAEIAMFDSNIVIYKFVQDLHFFVTGGDEENELILATVLQGLFDAISLILRMILETDANHIVGKVASHNMDLDAPLSEQTITQAWATARDHLTKTLLK; this is encoded by the exons ATGGGCAGCTTCTTCGCTTATCGT GATTCATGCCCTTCCATAAAAAACATTCTAATACTGGACTCTGAAGGAAAACGTGTAGCAGTGAAGTATTACTCGGATGATTGGGCAACAAATAGTGCAAAGTTAGATTTTGAAAAGTCTTTGTTCACTAAAACTATGAAGACAAATGCTCGTACAGAGG CGGAGATAGCAATGTTTGACAGTAACATTGTTATCTATAAGTTTGTCCAGGATCTTCACTTCTTTGTAACTGGGGGTGATGAGGAAAACGAACTCATCTTAGCCACAGTTCTTCAAGGGTTATTTGATGCAATTTCCCTTATCTTGAG GATGATACTTGAAACCGACGCCAATCACATTGTAGGAAAAGTGGCAAGCCATAACATGGATCTTGATGCACCCTTATCTGAGCAG ACTATAACTCAAGCGTGGGCTACAGCTCGAGATCATTTGACCAAAACCCTTCTTAAATGA
- the LOC107425226 gene encoding coatomer subunit zeta-2 isoform X1, giving the protein MGSFFAYRDSCPSIKNILILDSEGKRVAVKYYSDDWATNSAKLDFEKSLFTKTMKTNARTEAEIAMFDSNIVIYKFVQDLHFFVTGGDEENELILATVLQGLFDAISLILRNTVDKREVLENLDLILLCLDEIVDGGMILETDANHIVGKVASHNMDLDAPLSEQTITQAWATARDHLTKTLLK; this is encoded by the exons ATGGGCAGCTTCTTCGCTTATCGT GATTCATGCCCTTCCATAAAAAACATTCTAATACTGGACTCTGAAGGAAAACGTGTAGCAGTGAAGTATTACTCGGATGATTGGGCAACAAATAGTGCAAAGTTAGATTTTGAAAAGTCTTTGTTCACTAAAACTATGAAGACAAATGCTCGTACAGAGG CGGAGATAGCAATGTTTGACAGTAACATTGTTATCTATAAGTTTGTCCAGGATCTTCACTTCTTTGTAACTGGGGGTGATGAGGAAAACGAACTCATCTTAGCCACAGTTCTTCAAGGGTTATTTGATGCAATTTCCCTTATCTTGAG AAACACCGTTGACAAAAGAGAGGTACTTGAGAACTTGGATCTTATACTTCTATGTCTCGATGAGATTGTTGATGGAGG GATGATACTTGAAACCGACGCCAATCACATTGTAGGAAAAGTGGCAAGCCATAACATGGATCTTGATGCACCCTTATCTGAGCAG ACTATAACTCAAGCGTGGGCTACAGCTCGAGATCATTTGACCAAAACCCTTCTTAAATGA
- the LOC107425223 gene encoding EPIDERMAL PATTERNING FACTOR-like protein 3 — translation MKARLICCLLIALQMVSWVSTTSRHFQPNVGFGVQQAGQNPESSEITSKQGFKNSEEVEKIYEEANLKGVRKIGSSPPSCENKCYGCVPCEAIQVPTTSRHSHVGVQYANYEPEGWKCKCGPSFYSP, via the exons ATGAAGGCAAGATTAATTTGCTGTTTGTTAATAGCTCTGCAAATGGTGAGTTGGGTTTCTACAACAAGCAGgcattttcaaccaaatgttGGTTTTGGCGTTCAACAAGCAG GCCAGAATCCAGAGTCTTCAGAAATAACATCAAAACAG gGATTCAAGAACTCTGAAGAAGTGGAGAAGATTTATGAAGAAGCAAATTTGAAAGGAGTGAGAAAAATAGGGTCAAGCCCACCAAGCTGTGAGAACAAGTGTTATGGATGCGTTCCATGTGAAGCAATTCAAGTGCCAACCACCAGCAGACACAGCCATGTGGGTGTTCAGTACGCAAATTATGAACCTGAAGGTTGGAAATGCAAGTGTGGTCCATCATTCTACAGCCCATGA
- the LOC107425233 gene encoding uncharacterized protein LOC107425233 yields the protein MSMAKRLRARRSIVEDHHLREKSQSRNPQNFPGTSMAEPKPGPTNPSSEKGVKAPTSHTEKSPHHHETHGRSDDIDKNTQIDEVKGPNVFERVKEEIEAIVQAIHPKKESDVSSSK from the exons ATGTCAATGGCCAAACGTCTCAGGGCACGTCGATCAATTGTAGAGGATCATCATCTGAGAGAGAAATCACAATCCCGAAACCCACAAAATTTCCCTGGAACATCCATGGCAGAACCAAAACCAGGGCCTACAAACCCATCGTcag AAAAAGGTGTAAAAGCACCAACAAGTCACACTGAGAAATCACCTCACCATCACGAAACCCACGGAAGGAGTGATGACATTGATAAGAACACCCAGATAGATGAAGTTAAAGGCCCAAATGTGTTTGAACGAGTTAAAGAAGAAATTGAGGCCATTGTGCAAGCAATTCATCCTAAGAAAGAATCCGACGTTTCATCTTCAAAATGA
- the LOC107425210 gene encoding IQ domain-containing protein IQM1-like, whose protein sequence is MTAKMLTVRSIDYESQKRETTLRTVSFKKSNLNKSDNSEGLHKMIIEESLRSTKRKIGELKLQTAVSFKNPVLDVENNEVESNGDISFKELKPTITSLKPENIISSMLSSEPVAAAIKVQKVYKSYRTRRNLADSAVVVEELWWKALDFAALRQSSVSFFDSVKSETAVSRWARARTRAAKLGKGLSKDEKAQQLALRHWLEAIDPRHRYGHNLHLYYDVWFSSESSQPFFYWLDIGDGKEVNLEKCSRTDLQHQCIKYLGLKEREAYEVKVENGKLVYKQSGLLVDTDAAAGKKWIFVLSTSRTMYAGEKKKGLFQHSSFVAGGAIIAAGRFVASNGVLEAIWSYSGHYRPTEESFTELISFLEEQQMDLTNVKKFPIDDDVPPNKKEKKKSSSMKDNLIKDKTLSLEVAANENKVITITKDSDENGQKDNESNGEAPPKLELRKSFSCKWSTGAGPRIGCLREYPTELQSKALEQVNLSPRFCATINNNAPIPSPRPSPKFHLSPKVAYIGLPSPSLQNLCGK, encoded by the exons ATGACGGCAAAAATGCTTACAGTAAGATCCATTGATTATGAATCCCAGAAAAGGGAGACAACATTGAGAACGGTTAGCTTCAAGAAAAGCAACTTGAACAAGTCTGATAACTCTGAAGGTCTACATAAAATGATTATTGAAGAATCTCTAAGatcaacaaaaaggaaaataggaGAGCTAAAGCTCCAGACAGCTGTTTCATTCAAGAATCCAGTTCTGGATGTTGAGAACAATGAAGTGGAAAGCAATGGTGATATTTCTTTCAAAGAATTAAAGCCCACGATAACTTCGTTGAAGCCGGAGAATATCATTTCTTCAATGCTTTCGAGTGAGCCCGTTGCAGCTGCAATCAAGGTGCAGAAAGTGTACAAGAGTTACCGAACCAGACGTAACCTTGCTGATTCCGCTGTTGTGGTTGAGGAGCTATG GTGGAAAGCATTAGACTTTGCTGCTCTTAGGCAGAGCTCTGTGTCATTCTTTGACTCTGTTAAATCAGAAACTGCTGTTTCAAGATGGGCAAGGGCTAGGACAAGGGCAGCCAAG CTCGGAAAAGGTTTGTCAAAGGATGAGAAGGCTCAACAATTAGCGCTAAGACACTGGCTTGAAGCA ATTGATCCACGCCATCGTTATGGGCACAATCTGCATTTGTATTATGATGTCTGGTTTAGCAGTGAGAGCTCCCAACCTTTCTTCTACTG GTTGGACATTGGAGATGGGAAAGAAGTAAATCTTGAGAAATGCTCGAGGACTGATCTACAGCATCAATGCATCAAATACCTTGGACTT AAAGAGAGGGAAGCATATGAAGTGAAAGTGGAGAATGGGAAGCTGGTTTACAAACAAAGTGGACTTTTGGTGGATACTGATGCAGCTGCGGGTAAAAAGTGGATCTTTGTTCTCAGTACGTCGAGGACCATGTATGCTGGTGAGAAGAAGAAAGGTCTTTTCCAACACTCCAGTTTTGTAGCAGGAGGTGCTATCATTGCAGCAGGGAGATTTGTTGCAAGCAATGGGGTTCTTGAG GCTATATGGAGTTACAGTGGTCATTATCGGCCAACGGAGGAGAGTTTCACTGAGCTCATTAGCTTCTTAGAAGAACAGCAAATGGACCTGACAAATGTTAAG AAATTTCCAATTGATGATGATGTTCCACCtaataagaaagagaaaaagaagtcAAGTTCCATGAAAGACAACCTCATCAAAGATAAAACACTATCACTTGAAGTAGCAGCCAATGAAAATAAGGTCATTACAATTACAAAAGATAGTGATGAAAATGGCCAGAAAGATAATGAAAGCAATGGAGAAGCACCACCAAAATTGGAATTGAGAAAGTCATTTTCATGCAAATGGAGCACTGGAGCTGGTCCCAGGATAGGTTGTTTGAGAGAGTACCCAACAGAGCTCCAATCTAAGGCACTTGAACAAGTCAATCTATCACCAAGGTTCTGTGCTACCATTAACAACAATGCTCCAATTCCTTCTCCTAGACCTAGTCCAAAGTTTCACTTATCACCTAAAGTTGCTTATATTGGACTTCCTAGTCCATCTTTACAAAACCTATGTGGTAAATAG